The genomic stretch TTTGGTTtgatgtcacaaatgatgtcATTTGGTATGTTGTCACACatgatgtcctttggtatgatgtcactcATGATGTCCTTTGGAATGATGTCACATTGAGATTTGGAAAAACAGAAACATGCACTATAAATAGTCATAGGATTAAGCCCAAGCATAAAAGGTGGCTTATAAGCATGTGTGTCAGTCGCTCCGTAATCCCTCAAAACACCTAGACAGTTACATGTAATGAGattaaattaaaaagtgttttttcaccattttggaatggggccgggtccctttggattggaaacAATCGTGTTGTTTTTACTAACATATAACATTTAGAATAACATTGATTTCATTATTAATTTACTAAGGTGCAATTTATAAAGCTGGATGGGACATAACTTAATGTTGAGacaaattaagttgttttttcgGAAACCTTCAATTTGGCATTCTTATGTCCCATTtaggaaaaatgtatacttttttttcattggGAATGGGTTCCGCTTCAGGCCCCACATTTGATAGAAAAAACATAGTCATATCATTAGTCTGGAGTATCAATATAAACAGAAAATCATGAGAGTGCGTGTCATAGTTATcattaattaacaaacaaaatgaatGAATTTTCAAACATTGACAAACTTTAACTGTCCAACACTTCATGAGAGTTATTTTAAGTGGACGTGTTAAACGTACGGACCGACGAGAACAACCAGACAAATGAGTACACTAGAAACATGATTGATACTGCTGTAGTATTAGGCAAAGGTGGTACTAGTCAGACGCTGACCCTGATCAACAAGCACATGCTGAAGTATTAGACTCAACATCTGTGCTGTTTCAGAGGGTATTGGTCAGTCGCTGAACATCTGTGTTGTTTCAGGTGGTACTGATCAGTCGCTGACCCTGATCAACAAGCGCAGGCTTGAGTATTAGGCTCAATATCTGTACTGTTTCAGAGGGTACTGGTCAGTCGCTGACCCTGATCAACAAGCGCAGGCTTGAGTATTAGGCTCAATATATGTACTGTCTCAGAGGGTACTGGTCAGTCGCTGACCCTGATCAACAAGCGCAGGCTTGAGTATTAGGCTCAATATCTGTACTGTTTCAGAGGATACTGGTCAGACGCTGACCCTGATCAACAAGCGCAGGCTTGAGTATTAGGCTCAATATCTGTACTGTTTCAGAGGGTACTGGTCAGTCGCTGACCCTGATCAACAAGCGCAGGCTTGAGTATTAGGCTCAATATATGTTCTGTTTCAGGGGGTACTGGTCAGTCGCTGACGCTGATCAACAAGCGCAGGCTGTAGTATTAGGCTCAACATATGTGCTGATTCAGGTGGTACTGGTCAGTCGCTAAACTTCTGTGTTGTTTCAGGTGGTACTGGTCAGTCGCTAAACTTCTGTGTTGTTTCAGGTGGTACTGGTCAGTCACTGACCATGATCAACAACGCAGGTTGGAACAGATGACCCAAGGATCTAAAGTGGTGGACGTGGAACTGAAGAAGGTAACCAGGTCCAAGTACTTTTGGGCCGAGCTgtgtgaaaacagggctaaatgcatgagcataGAGTGTTGTTCCagagtagcatgtgcagtccgcacaggcttatcagggacgacactttcagcctttatggatttttttatttaaagtatttttttaaacaaaaatcctgtttatGAAGAAAGTGtcttccacacaggctaatcagaaatgaccatttacaaacatgcattaagtcccatttttccCCAGATCATGgcttttatagtttgtttatgaCACTACTTTCAGTAGGGGTTTAGGGGTCGAAATTAATAAGCACAAAACTACCCATCCGTCGCTTTAGTCAAACATGTTAATCTTAGAGTTCAAGAAGATGGTTTGTTCTTTTTTAGcgtttaagctcacctgagcacaatttgatcaccttttgtccattgTGAGTTTTCTATCATCAACATTTGTCTACtttacactctagaggacacatttattgccgattttcatgtaacttgatcacaagatttgtcccaatgatatcttggctgagttcaaaactgtgttatttaaggtaaaaaactaagtcaaattgaaaaatagcTTGTTAACTCGCTATAAGTCACATAAAGTGTAATTTTCGTTACTTCTTAATAACAtgcaagaagtcacatttttagtcgaATCACCATGCAACTgtgtcagaaaatttgttctcATGATATCTTAGCTAAGTTCAAAATCGtttcgatccgttgaaaaacatggccaccagttgacggggcagttttccttatgttgcTTTAGTAAattcttgtttacactctagacgtcatatttattttccaatcttcctGAAACGTGGTTAGAACATTTGCTCCAATAATATGTTTGATTATTTCATACATGGTTTGGGCGAGTTGAAAATCATAGCTTTCAGGAGACAATCTGCACAAAAAACAGTTGATAAGAAAAATAAAGGCATTACTTTTCCTACTAAACAATAGCAACATGAGTCACaggattatttatgttttctttgaaGTTTTGGACTCTATAAATCTTTGGAAAAAAtcgttaaatattaaaaatgaacaCATTGTGCCACCCACAGCATCATGTCTGCAAAAGACGAAAATTAAGAAAAATACAGCATAGTTCTTCCATTATACTTTGATTTACTGCAGTTTCATGTTTGCTATTGGTAAACAATATATGCTTCTTCTAGCCAAGTTTGATGCATGTTTGACAAACACAGTGGTAGTAATTGCAGCAACATGTAGAAGCATATTTAAATCAAAAGTGGATCCCTTAATTGAGTTATACAGTTCACATAGTGGTGTAATATCGATTTACTCTTTTTGTTCGACCGTGTTATATTTTCAGGATCGGTCATGCATCAGTATATCCCCTGTAAGTTAAATTCACactgttaaaaagtgtatttttgtgCTAGCTTTCAGCTAAATTTATTGTATAAGATTGCTCCCATCAACGTAAGGAGATACCCAACGTGCTTTCATATAAGTGGTCAGGTTGAAAAAGAACAACAGTATTGGGCGTATCATATACCAAGTGGTTTTGTTGAAAACTGTTTCAATGTAAAAATCAGTTTAATCATGTAAATGGAAAATCAAGACGTCTTTACTCTAGTTAAACTGTTAACTGATATAATTTTAGCAAATgtcttttcaaatatatattttatgaacattataattgtttattttataccttacatacacttaaaaaaaaattgttcttcAAATATtgcttgaatttcacttttttACCTTAAAATGCTTTAAAGTGCTTTAATTTTGACTGCAGGTTTCTGAATGATCGTAcagactttgattttgtatgataacaTCCTACTCATATGATTTGATTATGCGTACTGGTACATGAGTTCAAGTACTGATAACACAAATGTGTATCATTAAACAGTAATAGATTAGATGATTTAAGCCACCAGTTGAAGGGGTGTAATTTAATGGGCACAGATGTCTtaagaatatttataataaagtgAAAAGATGGCATTGTTTTCTCAGTCAAATGTGGGTAAAGGCTCTGATTCATTTACAGACTTTTGCTGTTCACCGTGTCAAGAGCACAAAATTGACCAGTGGGCCGAGTTTTACTGCGATAACTGTCTAAAATTTTATTGTGCAAAATGCATTAACTTGCATGGTCAGTTGTTTGGAAAACATGTGACATATGGAAGGGGAGACACAAGTAAGTGGCCAGTGTGCAAGGAAGTAGAGGATTTCATTCAGAAATGTGACCATGAAGACAAACGGCTAGAGATGTTTTGTAATGACCACAATCAGCTGTGCTGCACTAATTGTGCTTTCCTCAATCACAGGTAATTAGCACATGTATGTGCTTTCAAATATAATTGGTCCATGttgtgtgaaaaaggggtttaatgctcgtgcataaagtgtcgtccctgattagcctgtgcagagaatcagggactacacatttcgcttttatgctatttttttcaagaaagtctcttcttagcaaaaatcaaatttcgACCGAAAATatttggaacaacactttaggcacatgcattaaacccctttttgacagagcaaggttcatttgttttcataaaaagaCCATTCAATCTATCATTATTTAGATCAATTTTTGCAAAGTgtttattgaaattataaattgaaaCTAAATTATTACATTCCATAGGTAACACTATTATCCCTGAAAAGAGCATTTTGAAAACAGGATAGATCTGATAAagtgtttacatatttttatttcatgctcATTTAGACcacataaaaatattgatgtatGGTTTCATTTCAGACAATGTGCTAAAGTAGTGCTTATATCTGAGTCAGTTAAAGGACCTTTGCTAGACTTGCAGCAACTATCAAGAAAGATTCGAACTGTTCTTGTAGAACTAAAAAAACTTCAGAATTATTGGGACACCAATATGCAGTCTTTGCAGGTTTTGTACaacaaacaattacatgaaatagGTCAAACACgccagaaaataaatacaattttagacGAGATTGAGAAGACAACATTGAAAGAGCTAGAAGATAAGATGACGAGTCTAAAAGCTTCGGTCAACACTAATGTGGACAATTGCAGCAAGCTTAAAAATGAACTGACACGACTCAGAGACACAATACATGACATTGTTGATAAGGGTAAAGCAGAACTCTCGTTTATTGCAAGTAAAAAATGTCTGGAAAAAATTAATCAGTCTGAAACATATCTGAAAGAGAACTTCGTTCAGGTAGAAAGTTCACTGACATTCCATGTTGACAGTGATTTTCAAGAGCACTTGTCTAAATTGTCAGGTCTGGGCAGGATTGTGGTATGTACTCAGGCTGTACCTCTGCCTGGTGCCCCAAACAAGGTATTGACTGTGCAAGGACAGTCAGAATATGATGTGAAGATACCAAGTGATACAACGAAGAGAATTGATATAAGTGCCATCTGTGTTCTCTCAAATGATCAGATCCTTGTTGCAGATCATGGTAATAAAAGAGTCAAGCTACTAGATCATCAATACCAGGTGGTGGGAAATTGTGATTTTAATGCTTGTCCAATGGACATGTGTATTATCACACCAAGTGAAGTAGCTGTTTCTGTGGTTGGCAATAAGACACATGGGGCTCAGTTTGTC from Dreissena polymorpha isolate Duluth1 chromosome 10, UMN_Dpol_1.0, whole genome shotgun sequence encodes the following:
- the LOC127847675 gene encoding uncharacterized protein LOC127847675 codes for the protein MALFSQSNVGKGSDSFTDFCCSPCQEHKIDQWAEFYCDNCLKFYCAKCINLHGQLFGKHVTYGRGDTSKWPVCKEVEDFIQKCDHEDKRLEMFCNDHNQLCCTNCAFLNHRQCAKVVLISESVKGPLLDLQQLSRKIRTVLVELKKLQNYWDTNMQSLQVLYNKQLHEIGQTRQKINTILDEIEKTTLKELEDKMTSLKASVNTNVDNCSKLKNELTRLRDTIHDIVDKGKAELSFIASKKCLEKINQSETYLKENFVQVESSLTFHVDSDFQEHLSKLSGLGRIVVCTQAVPLPGAPNKVLTVQGQSEYDVKIPSDTTKRIDISAICVLSNDQILVADHGNKRVKLLDHQYQVVGNCDFNACPMDMCIITPSEVAVSVVGNKTHGAQFVSINDGRLVKGRKLKFKHPCHGIANNQQDLYLTSGTALYKYSMSGDLLNKLYEDTSDDFVVNMCAMSPSGDKIFVTNSAQGKVITLARDGTVICTFNDLELVWPRGIHVTAQGQVLVCGHFSHIILQLDGEGKKKMAHLVTWSDGLFDPMSVCYNRSSSSIIVGQKDCDNILVFKVK